Proteins from a single region of Lasioglossum baleicum chromosome 1, iyLasBale1, whole genome shotgun sequence:
- the LOC143212391 gene encoding ubiquitin-protein ligase E3B isoform X1, with amino-acid sequence MFKAEESSKDSFLQQTKAAREERAHEKDREVAVTLIQAYVRGWLTRKRILEDFDTNFLNDGRMENKTELKPAQHMYKIIAKFLYVYKKERDQGRIEKLCRYLVSTLDSKSLETSYIGLLIKDRYISWILQMKKLLLYCLNGLDNLNPKEASDHKSILLRLSTLISFTSPATWAIQKVEGMEVLRAGMNQLCANIMGHLVNNGFYPTMQAFLMKGLGRKEIALKPVTLTVAVTLAMRPLISSQMSDKLVSLFLINVFSVPALVYHLNNISSECISSFITYNLFARSMDLLNSEQNLKIVSNAFERSYALCLLANLIHLANIEREEVFRELYFPSFTFVVTKMLEACQQYVVAKRSNLTHWHPILGWLTQKIDKTLQEPIPYVKLQLQYLWTGRIVTQLIGQPLTELIEKEIPPSVEQQSTSVGTNIFRRAFLEARTNRNNNTKNYRKLGSPETTKIALICSLYQIALHTLTQMKMEILTGLCYHDKILYHMYLFLGTLGPHCGLKAFLDHLAANTKCTAPEFQMLILLSDCMTHYVTILDDMEMYEHQEPFKLSDFVTISYFLNQFLYKAVLNNLFDVPDQKSVPTNPLFTSLHTLLMAIYRRDCRRTFCPDGHWLAKEVRVWEKRGAALLLSKMPHVIPHSERVVLFRKQVVNEKAVLGLTESACNSTITTLIVVHRTRIVEDGYRQLAMLPSQALKGLIRVRFVNEQGLPEAGIDQDGVFKEFLEETTKKVFDPSLNLFRATSENRLYPSPTSSVQDNHLQLFEFVGRILGKAVYEGIVVDVPFASFFVSQFSGQTGGALYSWLDELASLDKDLYRSLTLVKHYKGDVSQLELTFSLDEDVLGKLVTHELIPGGRAVPVTNENKFYYIHLMAHFRMHMQIKDQTAAFIKGFRSIINPDWLALFSTPELQRLISGDNVPLDLRDLRKHTKYYGGFHDSHRVVCWLWDILEKDFSEEERGMFLKFVTSCSKSPLLGFAHLDPPFTIRCVEVGDDEDTGDTIGSVIRGFFTIRKKDPQNRLPTSSTCFNLLKLPNYQKKSTLREKLRYAVTSNTGFELS; translated from the exons ATGTTCAAAGCTGAGGAGTCGTCCAAAGACAGCTTTCTTCAGCAAACGAAGGCCGCCAGGGAAGAAAGAGCCCACGAGAAGGACAGAGAAGTcgctgtcaccttaattcaagctTATGTTAGGGGTTGGTTGACCCGTAAAAGAATACT GGAGGACTTCGACACAAACTTCCTGAACGATGGTCGTATGGAAAACAAAACTGAGCTGAAACCGGCGCAGCACATGTATAAGATTATTGCTAAATTTTTGTATGTATATAAGAAAGAAAGGGATCAAGgaagaatagaaaaattgtgtAG ATATCTAGTGTCGACTCTTGATTCAAAGTCTTTGGAGACTTCATACATAGGATTGTTGATCAAAGATCGCTACATATCATGGATATTGCAGATGAAGAAATTGCTACTTTATTGTCTGAACGGCTTGGATAATCTTAACCCAAAAGAAGCATCTGATCATAAATCCATCCTTCTGAGATTAAGCACATTGATTAGCTTTACATCGCCGGCGACATGGGCAATTCAAAAAGTAGAGGGAATGGAAGTGCTGAGAGCCGGGATGAATCAACTTTGCGCCAATATAATGGGCCACCTAGTCAACAATGGATTTTACCCTACTATGCAG GCTTTCTTGATGAAGGGATTGGGTAGAAAGGAAATTGCTTTGAAACCAGTTACCCTTACAGTAGCAGTTACATTGGCGATGAGGCCATTAATTTCTTCCCAAATGTCGGACAAATTGGTATCGCTGTTTTTAATTAACGTTTTCAGTGTCCCTGCGCTGGTCTATcacctgaacaacatttcctctGAG TGTATTTCATCGTTTATCACCTACAATTTGTTCGCTCGAAGCATGGACTTGTTGAATTCTgagcagaatttaaaaatagtttCGAATGCGTTTGAACGTAGCTATGCGCTATGTTTATTAGCTAATTTAATACACTTGGCTAATATCGAGAGGGAGGAGGTATTCAGGGAGCTATATTTTCCTTCTTTCacg TTTGTTGTAACGAAAATGTTGGAAGCATGTCAGCAATACGTTGTCGCGAAGAGGAGTAATTTAACGCACTGGCACCCAATTCTTGGGTGGCTGACACAGAAGATTGACAAAACTTTGCAAGAACCCATACCGTATGTAAAATTACAGTTGCAATATCTGTGGACGGGAAGAATAGTTACACAGTTAAtcg GTCAACCATTAACGGAACTCATTGAAAAAGAGATACCTCCGTCGGTAGAACAACAAAGCACATCTGTTGGTACTAACATTTTTAGAAGAGCATTTTTGGAAGCACGTACAAATAGGAATAATAATActaaaaattatagaaaattggGAAGTCCTGAAACCACTAAAATAGCTTTAATATGTTCCTTGTACCAAATTGCGTTGCATACACTTACCCAaatgaaaatggaaatattaaCCG GCTTATGCTaccacgataaaattttgtatcacatgTATTTATTCCTTGGAACACTGGGTCCACACTGTGGTCTGAAAGCGTTTTTAGACCATCTAGCTGCTAACACGAAATGCACAGCGCCTGAATTTCAAATGTTGATATTGCTCTCGGATTGCATGACACACTATGTCAC aaTCTTAGACGACATGGAAATGTACGAGCACCAAGAACCGTTCAAGCTTTCCGACTTTGTCACGATATCATATTTCTTGAATCAGTTTTTGTACAAGGCTGTACTGAATAACTTGTTTG ATGTTCCAGACCAGAAATCGGTACCTACCAATCCTCTGTTCACTTCTCTTCACACATTGTTAATGGCAATCTATCGGCGAGACTGTAGGCGAACGTTTTGCCCAGATGGACATTGGTTGGCCAAG GAAGTCAGAGTGTGGGAGAAACGCGGTGCTGCTCTTCTTCTTTCAAAGATGCCTCACGTCATACCGCATTCTGAACGCGTGGTGCTATTTCGCAAGCAAGTAGTCAACGAGAAAGCCGTATTGGGTTTGACAGAGAGCGCTTGCAACAGTACCATAACAACGCTGATCGTTGTCCACAG GACGCGTATAGTGGAGGACGGATATCGTCAGCTAGCGATGTTGCCTTCCCAGGCGTTGAAAGGTTTGATCAGAGTGCGTTTTGTAAACGAACAGGGTTTGCCCGAGGCCGGCATCGATCAAGACGGAGTGTTCAAAGAGTTCTTGGAAGAAACGACGAAGAAAGTTTTCGATCCATCCTTGAATTTGTTCAGAGCTACCTCCGAGAATCGACTTTATCCGTCTCCGACGTCGTCCGTGCAAGATAATCATTTGCAGTTGTTCGAATTCGTTGGCCGTATACTGGGCAAAGCTGTATACGAA GGTATTGTTGTGGACGTACCTTTCGCCTCATTCTTCGTTTCCCAATTTTCTGGGCAAACTGGCGGGGCACTGTACAGCTGGTTAGACGAGTTGGCTTCGCTAGACAAAGATTTGTACCGGAGTCTCACTCTGGTGAAACATTACAAGGGTGACGTTAGCCAGTTAGAATTGACTTTCTCTCTCGACGAGGACGTTCTAGGCAAGCTAGTTACGCACGAATTAATTCCTGGAGGGCGAGCGGTGCCGGTCactaatgaaaataaattctactACATACACTTGATGGCTCATTTCAGAATGCACATGCAAATCAAGGATCAGACGGCCGCCTTCATCAAAGGGTTCCGTTCTATAATTAATCCCGATTGGTTAGCGTTGTTTTCAACACCAGAA CTACAACGACTGATTTCGGGCGACAATGTCCCATTAGACTTACGGGACCTGCGAAAACATACGAAATACTATGGGGGTTTCCACGATAGCCACCGCGTGGTGTGTTGGCTGTGGGATATTTTGGAGAAAGATTTCTCGGAGGAGGAAAGGGGCATGTTTCTCAAG TTTGTCACCAGCTGCTCCAAATCGCCTTTGTTGGGCTTCGCTCATTTGGATCCACCTTTTACTATCCGTTGCGTAGAAGTTGGCGACGATGAAGACACAGGTGACACAATCG GTAGCGTAATCAGAGGATTCTTTACAATTCGCAAGAAGGATCCGCAGAATCGTCTGCCCACGTCGTCCACATGTTTTAATCTACTTAAACTACCGAACTACCAAAAGAAGAGCACGCTAAGAGAAAAGCTGCGTTACGCGGTCACCAGCAACACCGGTTTCGAACTGTCTTAA
- the LOC143212391 gene encoding ubiquitin-protein ligase E3B isoform X2, translating to MFKAEESSKDSFLQQTKAAREERAHEKDREVAVTLIQAYVRGWLTRKRILEDFDTNFLNDGRMENKTELKPAQHMYKIIAKFLYVYKKERDQGRIEKLCRYLVSTLDSKSLETSYIGLLIKDRYISWILQMKKLLLYCLNGLDNLNPKEASDHKSILLRLSTLISFTSPATWAIQKVEGMEVLRAGMNQLCANIMGHLVNNGFYPTMQAFLMKGLGRKEIALKPVTLTVAVTLAMRPLISSQMSDKLVSLFLINVFSVPALVYHLNNISSECISSFITYNLFARSMDLLNSEQNLKIVSNAFERSYALCLLANLIHLANIEREEVFRELYFPSFTFVVTKMLEACQQYVVAKRSNLTHWHPILGWLTQKIDKTLQEPIPYVKLQLQYLWTGRIVTQLIGQPLTELIEKEIPPSVEQQSTSVGTNIFRRAFLEARTNRNNNTKNYRKLGSPETTKIALICSLYQIALHTLTQMKMEILTGLCYHDKILYHMYLFLGTLGPHCGLKAFLDHLAANTKCTAPEFQMLILLSDCMTHYVTILDDMEMYEHQEPFKLSDFVTISYFLNQFLYKAVLNNLFDQKSVPTNPLFTSLHTLLMAIYRRDCRRTFCPDGHWLAKEVRVWEKRGAALLLSKMPHVIPHSERVVLFRKQVVNEKAVLGLTESACNSTITTLIVVHRTRIVEDGYRQLAMLPSQALKGLIRVRFVNEQGLPEAGIDQDGVFKEFLEETTKKVFDPSLNLFRATSENRLYPSPTSSVQDNHLQLFEFVGRILGKAVYEGIVVDVPFASFFVSQFSGQTGGALYSWLDELASLDKDLYRSLTLVKHYKGDVSQLELTFSLDEDVLGKLVTHELIPGGRAVPVTNENKFYYIHLMAHFRMHMQIKDQTAAFIKGFRSIINPDWLALFSTPELQRLISGDNVPLDLRDLRKHTKYYGGFHDSHRVVCWLWDILEKDFSEEERGMFLKFVTSCSKSPLLGFAHLDPPFTIRCVEVGDDEDTGDTIGSVIRGFFTIRKKDPQNRLPTSSTCFNLLKLPNYQKKSTLREKLRYAVTSNTGFELS from the exons ATGTTCAAAGCTGAGGAGTCGTCCAAAGACAGCTTTCTTCAGCAAACGAAGGCCGCCAGGGAAGAAAGAGCCCACGAGAAGGACAGAGAAGTcgctgtcaccttaattcaagctTATGTTAGGGGTTGGTTGACCCGTAAAAGAATACT GGAGGACTTCGACACAAACTTCCTGAACGATGGTCGTATGGAAAACAAAACTGAGCTGAAACCGGCGCAGCACATGTATAAGATTATTGCTAAATTTTTGTATGTATATAAGAAAGAAAGGGATCAAGgaagaatagaaaaattgtgtAG ATATCTAGTGTCGACTCTTGATTCAAAGTCTTTGGAGACTTCATACATAGGATTGTTGATCAAAGATCGCTACATATCATGGATATTGCAGATGAAGAAATTGCTACTTTATTGTCTGAACGGCTTGGATAATCTTAACCCAAAAGAAGCATCTGATCATAAATCCATCCTTCTGAGATTAAGCACATTGATTAGCTTTACATCGCCGGCGACATGGGCAATTCAAAAAGTAGAGGGAATGGAAGTGCTGAGAGCCGGGATGAATCAACTTTGCGCCAATATAATGGGCCACCTAGTCAACAATGGATTTTACCCTACTATGCAG GCTTTCTTGATGAAGGGATTGGGTAGAAAGGAAATTGCTTTGAAACCAGTTACCCTTACAGTAGCAGTTACATTGGCGATGAGGCCATTAATTTCTTCCCAAATGTCGGACAAATTGGTATCGCTGTTTTTAATTAACGTTTTCAGTGTCCCTGCGCTGGTCTATcacctgaacaacatttcctctGAG TGTATTTCATCGTTTATCACCTACAATTTGTTCGCTCGAAGCATGGACTTGTTGAATTCTgagcagaatttaaaaatagtttCGAATGCGTTTGAACGTAGCTATGCGCTATGTTTATTAGCTAATTTAATACACTTGGCTAATATCGAGAGGGAGGAGGTATTCAGGGAGCTATATTTTCCTTCTTTCacg TTTGTTGTAACGAAAATGTTGGAAGCATGTCAGCAATACGTTGTCGCGAAGAGGAGTAATTTAACGCACTGGCACCCAATTCTTGGGTGGCTGACACAGAAGATTGACAAAACTTTGCAAGAACCCATACCGTATGTAAAATTACAGTTGCAATATCTGTGGACGGGAAGAATAGTTACACAGTTAAtcg GTCAACCATTAACGGAACTCATTGAAAAAGAGATACCTCCGTCGGTAGAACAACAAAGCACATCTGTTGGTACTAACATTTTTAGAAGAGCATTTTTGGAAGCACGTACAAATAGGAATAATAATActaaaaattatagaaaattggGAAGTCCTGAAACCACTAAAATAGCTTTAATATGTTCCTTGTACCAAATTGCGTTGCATACACTTACCCAaatgaaaatggaaatattaaCCG GCTTATGCTaccacgataaaattttgtatcacatgTATTTATTCCTTGGAACACTGGGTCCACACTGTGGTCTGAAAGCGTTTTTAGACCATCTAGCTGCTAACACGAAATGCACAGCGCCTGAATTTCAAATGTTGATATTGCTCTCGGATTGCATGACACACTATGTCAC aaTCTTAGACGACATGGAAATGTACGAGCACCAAGAACCGTTCAAGCTTTCCGACTTTGTCACGATATCATATTTCTTGAATCAGTTTTTGTACAAGGCTGTACTGAATAACTTGTTTG ACCAGAAATCGGTACCTACCAATCCTCTGTTCACTTCTCTTCACACATTGTTAATGGCAATCTATCGGCGAGACTGTAGGCGAACGTTTTGCCCAGATGGACATTGGTTGGCCAAG GAAGTCAGAGTGTGGGAGAAACGCGGTGCTGCTCTTCTTCTTTCAAAGATGCCTCACGTCATACCGCATTCTGAACGCGTGGTGCTATTTCGCAAGCAAGTAGTCAACGAGAAAGCCGTATTGGGTTTGACAGAGAGCGCTTGCAACAGTACCATAACAACGCTGATCGTTGTCCACAG GACGCGTATAGTGGAGGACGGATATCGTCAGCTAGCGATGTTGCCTTCCCAGGCGTTGAAAGGTTTGATCAGAGTGCGTTTTGTAAACGAACAGGGTTTGCCCGAGGCCGGCATCGATCAAGACGGAGTGTTCAAAGAGTTCTTGGAAGAAACGACGAAGAAAGTTTTCGATCCATCCTTGAATTTGTTCAGAGCTACCTCCGAGAATCGACTTTATCCGTCTCCGACGTCGTCCGTGCAAGATAATCATTTGCAGTTGTTCGAATTCGTTGGCCGTATACTGGGCAAAGCTGTATACGAA GGTATTGTTGTGGACGTACCTTTCGCCTCATTCTTCGTTTCCCAATTTTCTGGGCAAACTGGCGGGGCACTGTACAGCTGGTTAGACGAGTTGGCTTCGCTAGACAAAGATTTGTACCGGAGTCTCACTCTGGTGAAACATTACAAGGGTGACGTTAGCCAGTTAGAATTGACTTTCTCTCTCGACGAGGACGTTCTAGGCAAGCTAGTTACGCACGAATTAATTCCTGGAGGGCGAGCGGTGCCGGTCactaatgaaaataaattctactACATACACTTGATGGCTCATTTCAGAATGCACATGCAAATCAAGGATCAGACGGCCGCCTTCATCAAAGGGTTCCGTTCTATAATTAATCCCGATTGGTTAGCGTTGTTTTCAACACCAGAA CTACAACGACTGATTTCGGGCGACAATGTCCCATTAGACTTACGGGACCTGCGAAAACATACGAAATACTATGGGGGTTTCCACGATAGCCACCGCGTGGTGTGTTGGCTGTGGGATATTTTGGAGAAAGATTTCTCGGAGGAGGAAAGGGGCATGTTTCTCAAG TTTGTCACCAGCTGCTCCAAATCGCCTTTGTTGGGCTTCGCTCATTTGGATCCACCTTTTACTATCCGTTGCGTAGAAGTTGGCGACGATGAAGACACAGGTGACACAATCG GTAGCGTAATCAGAGGATTCTTTACAATTCGCAAGAAGGATCCGCAGAATCGTCTGCCCACGTCGTCCACATGTTTTAATCTACTTAAACTACCGAACTACCAAAAGAAGAGCACGCTAAGAGAAAAGCTGCGTTACGCGGTCACCAGCAACACCGGTTTCGAACTGTCTTAA
- the LOC143212391 gene encoding ubiquitin-protein ligase E3B isoform X3: MKKLLLYCLNGLDNLNPKEASDHKSILLRLSTLISFTSPATWAIQKVEGMEVLRAGMNQLCANIMGHLVNNGFYPTMQAFLMKGLGRKEIALKPVTLTVAVTLAMRPLISSQMSDKLVSLFLINVFSVPALVYHLNNISSECISSFITYNLFARSMDLLNSEQNLKIVSNAFERSYALCLLANLIHLANIEREEVFRELYFPSFTFVVTKMLEACQQYVVAKRSNLTHWHPILGWLTQKIDKTLQEPIPYVKLQLQYLWTGRIVTQLIGQPLTELIEKEIPPSVEQQSTSVGTNIFRRAFLEARTNRNNNTKNYRKLGSPETTKIALICSLYQIALHTLTQMKMEILTGLCYHDKILYHMYLFLGTLGPHCGLKAFLDHLAANTKCTAPEFQMLILLSDCMTHYVTILDDMEMYEHQEPFKLSDFVTISYFLNQFLYKAVLNNLFDVPDQKSVPTNPLFTSLHTLLMAIYRRDCRRTFCPDGHWLAKEVRVWEKRGAALLLSKMPHVIPHSERVVLFRKQVVNEKAVLGLTESACNSTITTLIVVHRTRIVEDGYRQLAMLPSQALKGLIRVRFVNEQGLPEAGIDQDGVFKEFLEETTKKVFDPSLNLFRATSENRLYPSPTSSVQDNHLQLFEFVGRILGKAVYEGIVVDVPFASFFVSQFSGQTGGALYSWLDELASLDKDLYRSLTLVKHYKGDVSQLELTFSLDEDVLGKLVTHELIPGGRAVPVTNENKFYYIHLMAHFRMHMQIKDQTAAFIKGFRSIINPDWLALFSTPELQRLISGDNVPLDLRDLRKHTKYYGGFHDSHRVVCWLWDILEKDFSEEERGMFLKFVTSCSKSPLLGFAHLDPPFTIRCVEVGDDEDTGDTIGSVIRGFFTIRKKDPQNRLPTSSTCFNLLKLPNYQKKSTLREKLRYAVTSNTGFELS; encoded by the exons ATGAAGAAATTGCTACTTTATTGTCTGAACGGCTTGGATAATCTTAACCCAAAAGAAGCATCTGATCATAAATCCATCCTTCTGAGATTAAGCACATTGATTAGCTTTACATCGCCGGCGACATGGGCAATTCAAAAAGTAGAGGGAATGGAAGTGCTGAGAGCCGGGATGAATCAACTTTGCGCCAATATAATGGGCCACCTAGTCAACAATGGATTTTACCCTACTATGCAG GCTTTCTTGATGAAGGGATTGGGTAGAAAGGAAATTGCTTTGAAACCAGTTACCCTTACAGTAGCAGTTACATTGGCGATGAGGCCATTAATTTCTTCCCAAATGTCGGACAAATTGGTATCGCTGTTTTTAATTAACGTTTTCAGTGTCCCTGCGCTGGTCTATcacctgaacaacatttcctctGAG TGTATTTCATCGTTTATCACCTACAATTTGTTCGCTCGAAGCATGGACTTGTTGAATTCTgagcagaatttaaaaatagtttCGAATGCGTTTGAACGTAGCTATGCGCTATGTTTATTAGCTAATTTAATACACTTGGCTAATATCGAGAGGGAGGAGGTATTCAGGGAGCTATATTTTCCTTCTTTCacg TTTGTTGTAACGAAAATGTTGGAAGCATGTCAGCAATACGTTGTCGCGAAGAGGAGTAATTTAACGCACTGGCACCCAATTCTTGGGTGGCTGACACAGAAGATTGACAAAACTTTGCAAGAACCCATACCGTATGTAAAATTACAGTTGCAATATCTGTGGACGGGAAGAATAGTTACACAGTTAAtcg GTCAACCATTAACGGAACTCATTGAAAAAGAGATACCTCCGTCGGTAGAACAACAAAGCACATCTGTTGGTACTAACATTTTTAGAAGAGCATTTTTGGAAGCACGTACAAATAGGAATAATAATActaaaaattatagaaaattggGAAGTCCTGAAACCACTAAAATAGCTTTAATATGTTCCTTGTACCAAATTGCGTTGCATACACTTACCCAaatgaaaatggaaatattaaCCG GCTTATGCTaccacgataaaattttgtatcacatgTATTTATTCCTTGGAACACTGGGTCCACACTGTGGTCTGAAAGCGTTTTTAGACCATCTAGCTGCTAACACGAAATGCACAGCGCCTGAATTTCAAATGTTGATATTGCTCTCGGATTGCATGACACACTATGTCAC aaTCTTAGACGACATGGAAATGTACGAGCACCAAGAACCGTTCAAGCTTTCCGACTTTGTCACGATATCATATTTCTTGAATCAGTTTTTGTACAAGGCTGTACTGAATAACTTGTTTG ATGTTCCAGACCAGAAATCGGTACCTACCAATCCTCTGTTCACTTCTCTTCACACATTGTTAATGGCAATCTATCGGCGAGACTGTAGGCGAACGTTTTGCCCAGATGGACATTGGTTGGCCAAG GAAGTCAGAGTGTGGGAGAAACGCGGTGCTGCTCTTCTTCTTTCAAAGATGCCTCACGTCATACCGCATTCTGAACGCGTGGTGCTATTTCGCAAGCAAGTAGTCAACGAGAAAGCCGTATTGGGTTTGACAGAGAGCGCTTGCAACAGTACCATAACAACGCTGATCGTTGTCCACAG GACGCGTATAGTGGAGGACGGATATCGTCAGCTAGCGATGTTGCCTTCCCAGGCGTTGAAAGGTTTGATCAGAGTGCGTTTTGTAAACGAACAGGGTTTGCCCGAGGCCGGCATCGATCAAGACGGAGTGTTCAAAGAGTTCTTGGAAGAAACGACGAAGAAAGTTTTCGATCCATCCTTGAATTTGTTCAGAGCTACCTCCGAGAATCGACTTTATCCGTCTCCGACGTCGTCCGTGCAAGATAATCATTTGCAGTTGTTCGAATTCGTTGGCCGTATACTGGGCAAAGCTGTATACGAA GGTATTGTTGTGGACGTACCTTTCGCCTCATTCTTCGTTTCCCAATTTTCTGGGCAAACTGGCGGGGCACTGTACAGCTGGTTAGACGAGTTGGCTTCGCTAGACAAAGATTTGTACCGGAGTCTCACTCTGGTGAAACATTACAAGGGTGACGTTAGCCAGTTAGAATTGACTTTCTCTCTCGACGAGGACGTTCTAGGCAAGCTAGTTACGCACGAATTAATTCCTGGAGGGCGAGCGGTGCCGGTCactaatgaaaataaattctactACATACACTTGATGGCTCATTTCAGAATGCACATGCAAATCAAGGATCAGACGGCCGCCTTCATCAAAGGGTTCCGTTCTATAATTAATCCCGATTGGTTAGCGTTGTTTTCAACACCAGAA CTACAACGACTGATTTCGGGCGACAATGTCCCATTAGACTTACGGGACCTGCGAAAACATACGAAATACTATGGGGGTTTCCACGATAGCCACCGCGTGGTGTGTTGGCTGTGGGATATTTTGGAGAAAGATTTCTCGGAGGAGGAAAGGGGCATGTTTCTCAAG TTTGTCACCAGCTGCTCCAAATCGCCTTTGTTGGGCTTCGCTCATTTGGATCCACCTTTTACTATCCGTTGCGTAGAAGTTGGCGACGATGAAGACACAGGTGACACAATCG GTAGCGTAATCAGAGGATTCTTTACAATTCGCAAGAAGGATCCGCAGAATCGTCTGCCCACGTCGTCCACATGTTTTAATCTACTTAAACTACCGAACTACCAAAAGAAGAGCACGCTAAGAGAAAAGCTGCGTTACGCGGTCACCAGCAACACCGGTTTCGAACTGTCTTAA